Within the Leisingera thetidis genome, the region CAGCCGATGATGGCGGCGGGGCGGGGGCAGGCGGGATCCTTGAGCATGTTCAAAAGATGGAACAGCGCGGTCGGGGCATTGCCGATGGCGACCACGGCGCCGTCCAGTTTCGGGCGCCACAGTTCCAGCGCCGCCGCCGAGCGGGTGTTGGCCATTTCCTTGGCCATGTCCGGCACCTTGGGGTCGCGCAGGGTGCAGATCACCTCGTTGTCCGCGGGCAGGCGCGGGCGGGTGATGCCTTCGGAAACCATATAGGCGTCACACAGGATCGGCGCACCCTTGGCGAGTGCGGCGCGGGCGGTTTCGGCCATGCCCTCGGAAAAGCGCACGTGCTCTTCCAGCCCCACCATGCCGGCGGCGTGGATCATGCGCACGACGACGCTTTCCTCGTCCTTGCTGAAGCGGGCGAGGTCGGCTTCGCGGCGGATGGTGGCAAAGCTTTCGGCGTAGATCGCGGCGCCGTTGGTTTCATAGGTGTGGAGCATGTCAGCTGCCCTCTGTCAGAAGTTCGGGAGCGGCGCGCAGGTCAGCGGCGCTCAGGTGGGTCTTTAGCGGCTGATCCGCGGCTGTGCCATTGCGGATCAGGGAGAAGTCGTCTGTGCCGGTGGCGGTCAGGGTGAGCGGGGCGGGGCCGGGGCAGGCGCAGCCCTTGGCGCAGCCGGACAGGTGCAGCTTGGTGCCTGCCGGGACATGCGGCGCGAGTTCGCGGGCGAGGTCGCGGGTGGCGGACAGCGCCTGCAGGCAGCCGGGGGCTCCGGTGCAGGCGACCACTTGCAGGCGCGGATCCGTGGCGTCAAGGATCAGGCCGGGCAGGGCCGGGAGGGTTCCG harbors:
- a CDS encoding precorrin-8X methylmutase, whose product is MLHTYETNGAAIYAESFATIRREADLARFSKDEESVVVRMIHAAGMVGLEEHVRFSEGMAETARAALAKGAPILCDAYMVSEGITRPRLPADNEVICTLRDPKVPDMAKEMANTRSAAALELWRPKLDGAVVAIGNAPTALFHLLNMLKDPACPRPAAIIGCPVGFVGAMESKEALMEDLPVPSMIVKGRLGGSAITVAAVNALASWKE